From the Streptomyces syringium genome, one window contains:
- a CDS encoding right-handed parallel beta-helix repeat-containing protein produces MAQGSVQVTHTGTARWRRRAGEYDCLASALEAAADGDVLFIAPGTYRENVVVARDVTLRGAEGAVGPVRIAPAEGIALTVRASATVIDLQIEGQDSAAPALLVEDGAPDLSDLRITTRSAVGIEVRGTGSRPTVRRCAVDNPGGVGISVLDGAGGVFEDCEVVAAGQSGVAVHGGGHPRLERCRVHHTSGAGLSLTGEGSTLDAVDCEVYEIRGAGVQVAACAAGRLTGCRVHRTSGDGVVLDTDAVLALDRCDIHDVPENGVDLRSRSVLTLTRSTVRRFGRNGLSVWDPGTRAEAEDCEIRDSTGDYPAVWVSDGATASLGSCRVREVPDALFVLDRGSRVDVVDSDLSQVRNTAVSVRDGATAHLEDCRVREAATGAWFRDHGSGGTLTGCTFDATATGVIVTKGADPTVRDCTVSSPVEAGFYVSAGGRGTFDDCRVTDSAGYGFHVIDGCRTTLARCRTERCARGGYQFAEDGPVSEGCTSDESAALLAGVSRAVPGTVPGAAATVPAVRPAAPRVAVPAQRSSEEPGPVGAGSEPVRGSTTVLGELDALVGLESVKREVRALTDMIEVGRRRQEAGLKAASVRRHLVFTGSPGTGKTTVARLYGEILASLGVLERGHLVEVSRVDLVGEHIGSTAIRTQEAFDRARGGVLFIDEAYALSPEDSGRDFGREAIDTLVKLMEDHREAVVVIVAGYTAEMERFLTVNPGVASRFSRTITFGDYAPEELLRIVEQQAEEHEYRIGEGAAEALLTYFTAIPKGPAFGNGRTARQTFEAMVERHAGRVAQLRDPSTDDLTLLYPEDLPELP; encoded by the coding sequence ATGGCACAGGGGTCGGTCCAGGTCACACACACCGGCACGGCGCGGTGGCGGCGGCGTGCGGGAGAGTACGACTGTCTCGCCTCGGCGCTGGAGGCCGCCGCCGACGGTGACGTGCTGTTCATCGCGCCGGGCACCTATCGGGAGAACGTGGTCGTCGCGCGGGACGTGACGCTGCGCGGCGCCGAGGGAGCCGTCGGGCCGGTGCGGATCGCCCCCGCCGAGGGCATCGCCCTGACCGTCCGGGCCTCCGCGACGGTGATCGATCTGCAGATCGAGGGCCAGGACTCGGCCGCGCCCGCCCTCCTCGTCGAGGACGGGGCGCCGGACCTGTCCGACCTGCGGATCACGACCCGTTCCGCGGTGGGCATCGAGGTGCGCGGCACGGGCTCCCGGCCGACCGTGCGGCGCTGCGCGGTCGACAACCCGGGCGGGGTGGGCATCAGCGTCCTGGACGGCGCGGGCGGTGTGTTCGAGGACTGCGAGGTGGTGGCCGCGGGGCAGTCGGGGGTCGCCGTGCACGGCGGCGGTCATCCGCGGCTGGAGCGCTGCCGGGTCCATCACACCTCGGGCGCGGGCCTGTCGCTGACCGGCGAGGGCAGCACCCTGGACGCGGTCGACTGCGAGGTGTACGAGATCAGGGGGGCCGGGGTGCAGGTGGCGGCGTGCGCGGCCGGCCGGCTCACCGGCTGCCGGGTGCACCGCACGTCCGGCGACGGCGTGGTCCTCGACACCGACGCCGTGCTCGCCCTCGACCGCTGCGACATCCACGACGTCCCGGAGAACGGGGTCGATCTGCGCTCGCGGTCGGTGCTGACGCTGACGCGCTCGACAGTGCGCCGGTTCGGACGCAACGGCCTGTCGGTGTGGGATCCGGGCACGCGGGCGGAGGCGGAGGACTGCGAGATCCGCGACAGCACGGGCGACTATCCGGCCGTGTGGGTGAGCGACGGGGCCACCGCCTCGCTGGGCTCCTGCCGGGTGCGCGAGGTCCCGGACGCGCTGTTCGTCCTGGACCGCGGCTCGCGGGTCGACGTCGTCGACAGCGACCTCTCCCAGGTCCGCAACACCGCCGTCTCGGTGCGCGACGGGGCGACGGCGCACCTGGAGGACTGCCGCGTCCGCGAGGCGGCGACCGGCGCGTGGTTCCGTGACCACGGCAGTGGCGGCACGCTGACGGGCTGCACCTTCGACGCGACGGCGACCGGTGTCATCGTCACCAAGGGCGCCGACCCCACCGTCCGTGACTGCACGGTGAGTTCCCCCGTGGAGGCGGGGTTCTATGTGTCGGCGGGCGGCCGGGGCACGTTCGACGACTGCCGGGTGACGGACAGCGCCGGCTACGGCTTCCACGTCATCGACGGTTGCCGTACGACCCTGGCCCGGTGCCGCACGGAGCGGTGCGCGCGTGGTGGGTACCAGTTCGCCGAGGACGGCCCGGTCAGCGAGGGCTGCACGAGCGACGAGAGCGCGGCCCTGCTGGCGGGGGTCTCGCGGGCGGTACCGGGGACGGTACCGGGGGCGGCGGCCACCGTCCCGGCCGTCCGCCCGGCGGCGCCGCGGGTGGCGGTGCCGGCGCAGCGCTCCTCCGAGGAGCCCGGGCCCGTGGGTGCCGGCTCCGAGCCCGTCCGCGGCTCCACGACCGTGCTCGGCGAACTCGACGCGCTGGTGGGACTGGAGAGCGTCAAGCGGGAGGTCCGCGCGCTCACCGACATGATCGAGGTCGGTCGCCGCCGTCAGGAGGCGGGGCTGAAGGCCGCCTCCGTCCGCCGGCATCTGGTCTTCACCGGCTCCCCCGGTACCGGCAAGACCACGGTGGCCCGCCTGTACGGCGAGATCCTCGCCTCCCTGGGTGTCCTGGAGCGCGGCCATCTGGTGGAGGTGTCGCGGGTGGACCTGGTCGGCGAGCACATCGGCTCGACCGCCATCCGCACCCAGGAGGCCTTCGACCGGGCACGCGGCGGGGTGCTGTTCATCGACGAGGCGTACGCGCTGTCGCCGGAGGACTCGGGCCGGGACTTCGGCCGTGAGGCCATCGACACCCTGGTGAAGCTGATGGAGGACCACCGGGAGGCGGTCGTGGTGATCGTCGCCGGGTACACCGCCGAGATGGAGCGCTTCCTGACGGTCAACCCCGGGGTGGCCTCGCGCTTCTCACGGACCATCACCTTCGGGGACTACGCGCCCGAGGAACTGCTGCGGATCGTGGAGCAGCAGGCGGAGGAGCACGAGTACCGCATCGGCGAGGGTGCCGCCGAGGCGCTGCTCACGTACTTCACGGCCATCCCGAAGGGACCGGCGTTCGGCAACGGCCGTACCGCCCGGCAGACCTTCGAGGCGATGGTCGAACGGCACGCGGGCCGGGTCGCGCAGCTGCGCGACCCGAGCACCGACGACCTCACCCTGCTCTACCCGGAGGATCTGCCCGAGCTGCCCTGA
- a CDS encoding Rv1733c family protein has product MVRATTWSWHWRRSPLRRRSDVFEAWVGVLAVLVTLLAGPAVGWGAGSLAHEALRQTVREQHRHRHPVSATAVRSVPDDRSTGTGRDTAVDREGYHRIVAHWRAPDGTARSGTVSVPRATGPGDRFPLWTDDRGRVSTRPMDPRTATVHAVLAGFGAALGTGGLVEIARRLVVWRLVRRRYAQWDRAWERAGHTWGRADAGS; this is encoded by the coding sequence ATGGTGCGTGCGACGACCTGGTCATGGCACTGGCGGCGCAGCCCGCTGCGCCGCCGGAGCGATGTCTTCGAGGCCTGGGTGGGGGTTCTCGCGGTGCTGGTGACGCTCCTCGCGGGCCCGGCCGTGGGCTGGGGCGCGGGCTCGCTCGCCCACGAGGCGCTGCGGCAGACCGTCCGCGAACAGCATCGGCACCGGCATCCGGTGAGCGCGACGGCCGTGCGGTCCGTGCCGGACGACAGGTCCACGGGGACCGGTCGCGACACGGCCGTCGACCGTGAGGGGTACCACCGGATCGTCGCCCACTGGCGGGCCCCGGACGGCACGGCGCGCTCCGGCACGGTGTCCGTCCCCCGGGCCACCGGTCCCGGCGACCGCTTCCCGCTGTGGACCGACGACCGCGGGCGGGTCTCGACCCGGCCCATGGACCCCCGCACCGCCACCGTCCACGCGGTGCTCGCCGGCTTCGGCGCCGCCCTCGGCACCGGTGGCCTGGTGGAGATCGCCCGGCGGCTGGTCGTATGGCGGCTCGTCCGGCGGAGGTACGCCCAGTGGGACCGCGCGTGGGAGCGGGCCGGTCACACCTGGGGGCGGGCGGACGCGGGGAGCTGA
- a CDS encoding MOSC domain-containing protein — translation MSKPVLHAVHCYPVKSMAGYSPGEAAVEPWGLAGDRRWMLAGPDGRMITQRQQPRLALAAARPLPGGGVRLSAAGAEPLDVEVPAVGAPGELVTVELFGDKIETVPAGAAADAWVSAHLGSEARLVHMDEPAMRRPLDPHYSRPGETVSFADGFPLLLTTVASLDALNSLIAQGGHAAEAPLPMNRFRPNVVVEGTAPRAEDEWRRVRIGEVTFRVVKPCGRCVVTTTDQSTAERGKEPLRTLARHHRIGDKLVFGQNLVPEHTGVLRAGDSVEVLD, via the coding sequence ATGTCCAAGCCTGTGCTGCATGCGGTTCATTGCTATCCGGTCAAATCGATGGCGGGGTACAGCCCCGGCGAGGCGGCCGTGGAGCCGTGGGGGCTCGCCGGGGACCGGAGGTGGATGCTGGCCGGCCCCGACGGCCGGATGATCACCCAGCGGCAGCAGCCGCGGCTCGCGCTGGCCGCCGCGCGGCCGTTGCCGGGTGGCGGGGTCCGGCTCAGCGCCGCCGGGGCCGAGCCGCTCGACGTGGAGGTGCCGGCCGTGGGCGCCCCCGGCGAGCTGGTCACCGTCGAGCTGTTCGGGGACAAGATCGAGACGGTGCCCGCGGGGGCCGCGGCCGACGCGTGGGTCAGCGCGCACCTCGGGAGCGAGGCCCGCCTCGTGCACATGGACGAGCCGGCGATGCGCCGCCCCCTCGATCCCCACTATTCCCGGCCGGGCGAGACCGTGAGCTTCGCCGACGGCTTTCCGCTGCTGCTCACCACCGTCGCCTCGCTCGACGCCCTCAATTCCCTGATCGCCCAGGGCGGCCACGCGGCCGAGGCACCGCTGCCCATGAACCGCTTCCGGCCCAATGTCGTGGTCGAGGGCACCGCGCCCCGGGCCGAGGACGAGTGGCGGCGGGTGCGGATCGGGGAGGTGACCTTCCGCGTGGTCAAGCCCTGCGGCCGGTGCGTCGTCACGACGACCGACCAGAGCACCGCCGAGCGCGGCAAGGAGCCGCTGCGCACGCTCGCCCGGCATCACCGGATAGGTGACAAGCTCGTGTTCGGTCAGAACCTCGTCCCGGAGCACACCGGAGTGCTGCGGGCCGGCGACAGCGTGGAGGTCCTCGACTGA
- a CDS encoding DUF6643 family protein produces the protein MTSPRSTYGGGYYAASSFPDTPIYDSLVAERGTPQIAPIRVSSPYDMGSQQPALPALPALPSGPSAQQAPQGQQGGYAPQAPPYGQQMSAPQPAGLQQAPAPYIPQQASAPRGYPGPQAQQQRPGGIAGPAGYEAMRPVTPRPAPAPYEDPYNRPYPNQGGY, from the coding sequence ATGACCTCCCCCCGCAGCACCTACGGCGGCGGCTACTACGCCGCGTCGTCGTTCCCGGACACCCCCATCTACGACAGCCTCGTCGCCGAGCGGGGCACCCCGCAGATCGCGCCGATCCGGGTGTCCTCCCCGTACGACATGGGCAGCCAGCAGCCGGCACTGCCCGCCCTGCCGGCACTGCCGTCCGGGCCCTCCGCGCAGCAGGCGCCGCAGGGCCAGCAGGGCGGTTACGCCCCGCAGGCCCCGCCGTACGGCCAGCAGATGTCCGCGCCGCAGCCGGCGGGGCTGCAGCAGGCCCCCGCGCCGTACATCCCGCAGCAGGCCTCGGCGCCGCGCGGCTACCCGGGTCCGCAGGCACAGCAGCAGCGCCCGGGCGGCATCGCGGGCCCCGCGGGGTACGAGGCGATGCGCCCGGTCACGCCCCGCCCGGCCCCCGCGCCGTACGAGGACCCGTACAACCGTCCGTACCCGAACCAGGGCGGATACTGA
- a CDS encoding TerD family protein, whose translation MGMLKGTNVRIPAPAVRVELGWRSGPGVPDVDASALLLAAGKVRSDADFVFYNQAVHASGAVRHEGKRPAGDEMTDTLTVDLSAVEPAIETVVLAASADGGSFGQVPGLHIRVFDAAGGAELARFDSTDATVETAFVLGELYRRQGEWKFRAVGQGYGSGLAGLATDYGISVDEPQPVAERPVPAPQAPPAQPVRQQPAAPAPQAAPPPPAQPVRLTKVTLTKEAPAVSLTKQGGTSGALRVNLNWQVHKQFKSWGQKLGKAMALHSDLDLDLGALFELRDGSKGVVQALGNSFGSLHQPPFIHLDGDDRTGASASGENLTVNLDHIADFRRILVFVTIYEGARSFANLNATVTLQPQHGAPIDFSLDECTVPSPVCALALITNHDGDLVVQREARYLVPDRGVSPQRTLDRAYGWGMNWTPGRK comes from the coding sequence ATGGGGATGCTCAAAGGGACCAACGTCCGGATTCCGGCACCCGCGGTGCGGGTCGAGCTGGGCTGGCGGTCGGGCCCCGGCGTGCCGGACGTCGATGCGTCCGCGCTGCTGCTGGCGGCCGGCAAGGTCCGCTCGGACGCGGACTTCGTCTTCTACAACCAGGCGGTGCACGCCTCCGGCGCGGTGCGGCACGAAGGCAAGCGCCCCGCCGGTGACGAGATGACCGACACCCTCACCGTCGACCTCTCGGCCGTCGAGCCCGCGATCGAGACGGTGGTCCTCGCGGCCTCCGCCGACGGCGGCTCGTTCGGACAGGTGCCCGGGCTGCACATCCGGGTGTTCGACGCCGCGGGCGGTGCGGAGCTGGCCCGCTTCGACAGCACGGACGCCACGGTGGAGACCGCCTTCGTGCTGGGGGAGCTGTACCGCCGGCAGGGCGAGTGGAAGTTCCGGGCCGTGGGCCAGGGCTACGGCAGTGGTCTCGCGGGCCTGGCCACCGACTACGGCATCAGCGTCGACGAGCCGCAGCCGGTGGCCGAGCGGCCCGTGCCCGCCCCGCAGGCCCCGCCCGCGCAGCCCGTGCGGCAGCAGCCCGCCGCCCCCGCCCCGCAGGCCGCCCCGCCGCCCCCGGCCCAGCCCGTGCGGCTGACCAAGGTCACGCTCACCAAGGAGGCCCCGGCCGTCTCCCTCACCAAGCAGGGCGGCACCTCCGGCGCACTGCGGGTCAACCTCAACTGGCAGGTCCACAAGCAGTTCAAGAGCTGGGGCCAGAAGCTCGGCAAAGCCATGGCCCTCCACTCCGACCTGGACCTCGACCTCGGCGCGCTGTTCGAGCTGAGAGACGGCAGCAAGGGCGTGGTGCAGGCGCTCGGCAACTCCTTCGGCTCGCTGCACCAGCCGCCCTTCATCCACCTCGACGGGGACGACCGCACCGGTGCGTCGGCGTCCGGCGAGAACCTCACCGTCAACCTCGACCACATCGCCGACTTCCGGCGCATCCTGGTCTTCGTGACGATCTACGAGGGCGCCCGCAGCTTCGCCAATCTCAACGCCACCGTCACCCTCCAGCCGCAGCACGGCGCGCCCATCGACTTCTCCCTCGACGAGTGCACCGTGCCGTCCCCCGTCTGCGCCCTCGCCCTCATCACCAACCACGACGGCGACCTCGTCGTCCAGCGCGAGGCCCGCTATCTGGTCCCGGACCGCGGCGTCAGCCCGCAGCGCACCCTCGACCGCGCGTACGGCTGGGGCATGAACTGGACGCCGGGCCGCAAGTGA
- a CDS encoding glycosyltransferase codes for MSALTWISVGSLAAWLWLLLGQGFFWRTDIRLPQRTPPARWPSVAIVVPARDEAEVLPASLPSLLAQDYPGRAEIFLVDDGSTDGTGELARALAAARGGLPLTVDSPGEPGPGWTGKLWAVRHGMALARSRTDAEYLLLTDADIAHAPDSLRELVAAAYSGGLDLVSQMARLRVAAFWERLIVPAFVYFFAQLFPFRWVNRPGARTAAAAGGCVLLRTEAALRAGVPDTIRQAVIDDVSLARAVQRSGGRIWLGLADRVDSVRPYEGLGGLWRMVARSAYAQLRHQPLVLAGTVVGLAVVYLAPPVALVAGALTGEAVPLVAGATAWAVMTATYVPMLRYYRRPWWSALLLPFTAVLYTLMTVDSAVRHYRGRGAAWKGRTYARPEAAP; via the coding sequence ATGAGCGCGCTGACTTGGATCTCCGTCGGTTCCCTGGCCGCGTGGCTGTGGCTGCTGCTGGGGCAGGGCTTCTTCTGGCGCACGGACATCAGGCTGCCGCAGCGCACGCCGCCCGCGCGGTGGCCGTCGGTCGCGATCGTGGTGCCGGCCCGGGACGAGGCGGAGGTGCTCCCGGCGAGCTTGCCGTCGCTGCTCGCGCAGGACTATCCGGGGCGGGCCGAGATCTTCCTTGTCGACGACGGCAGTACGGACGGCACGGGCGAGCTGGCCCGCGCCCTGGCGGCCGCGCGGGGCGGGCTGCCGCTGACGGTGGACTCCCCCGGGGAGCCCGGGCCGGGCTGGACCGGCAAGCTGTGGGCGGTGCGGCACGGCATGGCGCTCGCCCGCTCCCGCACCGACGCCGAGTATCTGCTGCTGACGGACGCGGACATCGCGCACGCGCCGGACAGCCTTCGGGAGTTGGTCGCGGCGGCGTATTCGGGCGGGCTGGACCTGGTGTCGCAGATGGCGAGACTGCGGGTGGCGGCCTTCTGGGAACGGCTGATCGTTCCGGCGTTCGTGTACTTCTTCGCGCAGCTTTTCCCCTTCCGCTGGGTCAACCGTCCGGGGGCGCGGACGGCGGCAGCCGCGGGCGGGTGCGTGCTCCTGCGGACCGAGGCGGCACTGCGGGCGGGGGTGCCGGACACCATCCGGCAGGCGGTGATCGACGATGTGTCCCTGGCACGGGCGGTCCAGCGGTCGGGGGGCCGAATCTGGCTGGGGCTCGCGGACCGGGTGGACAGCGTCCGCCCGTACGAGGGCCTCGGCGGGCTGTGGCGGATGGTCGCGCGCAGCGCGTACGCGCAGCTGCGGCACCAGCCCCTGGTGCTGGCGGGCACGGTCGTCGGACTGGCGGTGGTCTACCTCGCCCCGCCGGTTGCGCTGGTGGCGGGCGCGCTGACGGGCGAGGCCGTGCCGCTGGTGGCGGGCGCGACGGCGTGGGCGGTGATGACGGCGACCTATGTACCGATGCTGCGCTACTACCGCCGGCCGTGGTGGTCGGCGCTGCTGCTGCCGTTCACCGCGGTGCTGTACACGCTGATGACCGTGGACTCGGCGGTGCGGCACTACCGGGGCCGGGGCGCGGCCTGGAAGGGACGGACCTACGCCCGTCCCGAGGCCGCGCCCTGA
- a CDS encoding glutamate racemase, with protein sequence MKIALMDSGNGLLAAAAAVHRLRPDADLVLSSDPDGMPWGPRTPEDVIEHALACARAAAAHRPDALIVACNTASVHALVAIRAELEPELPVIGTVPAIKPAAVGGGPVAIWATPATTGSPYQRGLIRDFASGVEVTEVPCPGLADAVQRADMKAVDAAIAAAAARTPREARAVVLGCTHYELVAERIRAAVRPPSALGAAPLTLYGSAVAVATQALRRIGAAPAPEAEPTGELTVLLSGREGALEPASLTYPEGRSLTAAGSVRRPVRP encoded by the coding sequence GTGAAGATCGCGCTCATGGACTCCGGTAACGGCCTACTCGCGGCGGCCGCCGCCGTGCACCGGCTGCGGCCCGACGCCGATCTCGTCCTGTCCTCCGACCCCGACGGCATGCCATGGGGACCGCGGACCCCCGAGGACGTCATCGAGCACGCCCTGGCCTGCGCCCGCGCCGCCGCCGCCCACCGCCCCGACGCGCTCATCGTCGCCTGCAACACCGCCTCCGTGCACGCCCTCGTCGCGATACGGGCCGAACTGGAGCCCGAGCTGCCGGTCATCGGGACCGTGCCCGCGATCAAGCCCGCCGCGGTGGGCGGCGGCCCGGTCGCGATCTGGGCCACCCCGGCCACCACGGGCAGCCCCTACCAGCGCGGCCTGATCCGCGATTTCGCGTCAGGCGTCGAGGTGACCGAGGTGCCCTGCCCGGGGCTCGCGGACGCCGTGCAGCGGGCCGACATGAAGGCCGTCGACGCCGCGATCGCGGCGGCCGCCGCCCGCACCCCCCGCGAGGCAAGAGCCGTCGTCCTGGGCTGCACCCATTACGAGCTCGTCGCCGAGCGTATTCGCGCGGCCGTCCGGCCCCCGTCGGCACTCGGCGCTGCGCCCCTCACCCTGTACGGCTCCGCCGTGGCGGTCGCCACCCAGGCGCTGCGCCGCATCGGAGCCGCGCCCGCCCCCGAGGCCGAGCCGACGGGCGAGCTGACCGTGCTGCTCAGCGGCCGCGAGGGGGCCCTGGAGCCCGCGTCGCTGACCTACCCGGAGGGGCGGTCGCTGACGGCGGCCGGTTCCGTGCGTCGTCCCGTGCGCCCCTGA
- a CDS encoding NUDIX hydrolase, whose amino-acid sequence MATPDFIREIRATAGHQLLWMPGVSTIVFDDEGRVLLGRRSDSGEWSIIGGIPEPGEQPAAAVVREVYEETAVHVVPERILLVQALERITYPNGDVCQFMDICFLCRYVSGEARVNDDESLEVGWFELDALPPMEDFAVSRIKQATQGGPTWFEGIGQG is encoded by the coding sequence ATGGCGACCCCCGACTTCATCCGAGAAATCCGTGCCACGGCAGGCCACCAGCTGCTCTGGATGCCCGGCGTGAGCACCATCGTCTTCGACGACGAGGGTCGCGTCCTGCTCGGCCGGCGTTCCGACAGCGGTGAGTGGTCGATCATCGGCGGCATCCCCGAGCCCGGCGAGCAGCCCGCCGCCGCGGTGGTCCGCGAGGTGTACGAGGAGACGGCGGTCCACGTCGTACCGGAGCGGATCCTGCTCGTGCAGGCGCTGGAGCGGATCACCTACCCGAACGGCGACGTCTGCCAGTTCATGGACATCTGCTTCCTCTGCCGCTACGTGAGCGGTGAAGCGCGGGTGAACGACGACGAGTCGCTGGAGGTGGGGTGGTTCGAGCTGGACGCCCTGCCGCCCATGGAGGACTTCGCGGTGTCGCGGATCAAGCAGGCCACGCAAGGCGGGCCCACGTGGTTCGAGGGGATCGGACAGGGCTGA
- a CDS encoding SH3 domain-containing protein, whose translation MGTTRTKARLLTAAVLPLLAASAALTATATPAGAAPTGADACTHPAWSNKSGGKGTAAGSSALIRTGPSDDCSVTAEVGTSVTLYYHCWVKNSSGNRWTHVRIGGTQVNGWVYNARLDDGGSKDPSNRC comes from the coding sequence ATGGGCACCACCAGAACGAAGGCACGGCTTCTCACCGCGGCCGTGCTCCCGCTGCTGGCCGCGTCGGCGGCGCTCACCGCCACCGCGACTCCGGCCGGCGCCGCGCCCACCGGGGCCGACGCGTGCACCCACCCCGCCTGGTCCAACAAGTCCGGCGGCAAGGGCACCGCGGCCGGCAGCAGCGCCCTGATACGCACCGGGCCCAGCGATGACTGTTCCGTGACCGCCGAGGTCGGTACCTCCGTGACGCTGTACTACCACTGCTGGGTGAAAAACTCGTCCGGCAACAGGTGGACCCACGTCCGCATCGGGGGGACCCAGGTCAACGGCTGGGTCTACAACGCCCGCCTGGACGACGGCGGCTCGAAGGACCCCAGCAACAGGTGCTGA